A single genomic interval of Verrucomicrobiota bacterium harbors:
- a CDS encoding XRE family transcriptional regulator, with translation MRESNQEQNREFLENFSVRLNTLIEERRLKLNEIADACGVSVSTVSGWRTAKWLPRGNASKLLADFLNVSADFLLYGKTAKDSSYSIISEAAQKYGSNVQIQTSSLIWVPVVSWAQAGQAESFDELPAEWQELIPVDCPDKHAFAIRLVGDSMEPEHREGEIAVVMPSHQPKNGCLVVARLKNDGVLFKRFFVEDAEQHLFRLSSYNPVYPSQVYPENSFSWIYPVWSVQRRVW, from the coding sequence TTGCGCGAATCAAATCAAGAACAAAATCGAGAATTTCTCGAAAATTTTTCTGTTCGGCTTAACACGCTCATTGAAGAGCGTCGCCTGAAGTTGAATGAAATAGCCGATGCCTGCGGCGTCTCTGTCTCCACTGTTAGTGGGTGGCGGACGGCTAAATGGCTTCCCAGGGGCAACGCATCCAAGCTATTGGCGGATTTTCTCAATGTGTCGGCAGACTTCCTTTTATACGGAAAAACCGCAAAGGATTCGAGTTATTCTATAATTTCTGAGGCTGCTCAGAAGTACGGATCCAATGTGCAGATCCAGACATCTTCACTTATTTGGGTGCCTGTCGTGTCCTGGGCTCAGGCCGGCCAGGCTGAGTCATTCGATGAGCTGCCTGCCGAATGGCAGGAGCTGATCCCGGTCGATTGTCCGGACAAGCATGCGTTTGCGATCCGCCTGGTGGGCGACTCGATGGAGCCCGAGCATCGGGAGGGAGAGATCGCCGTGGTGATGCCGTCTCATCAGCCCAAGAATGGCTGTTTGGTTGTCGCCCGCCTGAAAAATGATGGCGTCCTCTTTAAGAGGTTTTTCGTTGAAGATGCCGAACAGCACCTTTTTCGGCTGAGCTCTTACAACCCCGTTTACCCATCTCAAGTTTACCCTGAAAACTCGTTCTCTTGGATCTACCCGGTGTGGTCGGTCCAGAGGAGGGTTTGGTAG
- a CDS encoding ATP-binding protein, giving the protein MTKTAAPAPEDDNEEEDDKMTPTAGNVAKASWNFSTKQLRENLEYAGEEVVNLLVDAFLLCRKYSISKTEFAAEIDVHASTVSKIFNGRYTDPKNSHIRLVPSKKFLDATRNFIAAKKAREAVKNKLFIETPTARRIWTLCDLSRESHTPAFIWGASHIGKTFALKRYAEANNHTRTIYIRMKAASGLGGMVHRICDAAGQPINTNNARLIELLKGTIDPGQLLIFDEIHQLQHTYRKESFFACLEVIREILDEVECGGVICGTNLARDRINKHKKGDLEQLLRRGVHRLNLGNVVRVTDMKVILSHYGLPWPSKGMEIKLDSEHIFEPLAELRYMAGHEGLKALCERIRYAEELAKLEKQTLDWKHVADAHFTIMANATYGEGAEDEWDDAA; this is encoded by the coding sequence ATGACTAAGACCGCAGCACCCGCTCCCGAGGACGATAACGAAGAGGAAGACGACAAGATGACCCCGACTGCGGGGAACGTCGCCAAAGCCAGCTGGAACTTCTCAACGAAACAGTTGAGAGAGAACCTTGAATATGCCGGCGAAGAAGTCGTCAACCTCCTGGTCGACGCGTTCCTTCTATGCCGAAAATACAGCATCTCGAAGACTGAGTTCGCCGCTGAAATCGACGTTCACGCATCGACTGTCAGCAAGATCTTCAACGGAAGGTATACCGATCCGAAGAACTCCCATATTCGCTTGGTGCCAAGCAAGAAGTTTCTCGATGCCACGAGAAACTTTATCGCAGCGAAGAAAGCCCGCGAGGCTGTGAAGAACAAGCTCTTCATTGAGACTCCGACCGCTCGCCGAATCTGGACGCTCTGCGACCTCTCCCGAGAGAGCCATACCCCTGCCTTTATATGGGGGGCAAGCCACATCGGTAAGACCTTTGCTCTGAAACGCTATGCAGAAGCAAACAATCACACACGGACCATCTACATCCGAATGAAGGCTGCCAGTGGCCTCGGGGGTATGGTTCATCGTATTTGCGACGCGGCCGGCCAGCCGATCAACACGAACAACGCGAGACTGATCGAACTCCTCAAGGGGACAATCGATCCCGGACAACTGCTGATCTTTGACGAGATACACCAACTCCAACATACCTACCGGAAGGAAAGCTTCTTCGCATGCCTGGAAGTGATCCGTGAAATCCTGGATGAGGTAGAATGCGGCGGCGTCATCTGCGGAACCAATCTGGCCCGCGATCGGATCAACAAACATAAGAAGGGAGACCTCGAACAGCTACTCCGCCGTGGCGTTCACCGCCTCAACCTCGGAAACGTGGTCCGTGTGACTGATATGAAAGTCATCCTAAGCCACTACGGTCTTCCGTGGCCGTCAAAGGGTATGGAGATCAAGTTGGACTCTGAACACATCTTCGAACCATTGGCAGAGCTGCGTTACATGGCTGGACATGAAGGCTTAAAAGCTCTTTGCGAGAGGATCCGATACGCTGAGGAGCTGGCAAAGCTCGAGAAGCAAACTCTCGATTGGAAGCACGTAGCAGATGCCCACTTCACGATCATGGCAAACGCTACCTATGGAGAAGGTGCCGAAGACGAATGGGACGACGCCGCATAG